The Megalops cyprinoides isolate fMegCyp1 chromosome 9, fMegCyp1.pri, whole genome shotgun sequence genome has a window encoding:
- the LOC118783143 gene encoding T-complex protein 1 subunit theta-like, with protein MALHVPKAPGFAQMLKDGAKHYSGLEEAVFRNIQACKELAQTTRTAYGPNGMNKMVINHLEKLFVTNDAATILRELEVQHPAAKMIVIASHMQEQEVGDGTNFVLVFAGALLELAEELLRMGLSVSEVIEGYEMACKKALDILPECVCSSAKNLHDVDEATAMIRTAVMSKQYGNEDFLANLIAQACVSIFPESGNFNVDNVRVCKILGSGLTSSSVLHGMVFKKEAEGDITSVKDAKIAVFSCPFDCMVTETKGTVLIKNAEELLSFSKGEEDLMENQVKAIVEAGANVVVTGGKVADMALHYANKYQLMVVRLNSKWDLRRLCKTVGAVALPRLTAATPEEMGHCDSVYLTEVGDTQVVVFKHEKEDGAISTLVIRGSTDNLMDDIERAVDDGVNTFKVLVRDKRLLPGAGATDIELAKQITSYGESCPGLEQYAIKKFAEAFEALPRALAENSGVKGNELISKLYAVHHEGNKNVGFDIEGEGAAVKDMLEAGILDPYLVKHWGIKLATNAAVTVLRVDQIIMAKPAGGPKAPQGKKDWDEDD; from the exons ATGGCACTTCACGTACCTAAAGCTCCGGGCTTTGCCCAAATGCTAAAAGATGGGGCTAAG CACTACTCAGGGTTAGAGGAGGCTGTCTTCCGCAACATTCAGGCATGCAAAGAACTGGCCCAGACAACACGAACTGCCTATGGGCCAAATG GTATGAACAAAATGGTCATCAACCACTTGGAGAAACTCTTCGTGACCAACGATGCTGCCACCATTTTGCGAGAACTTGAG GTTCAGCACCCTGCGGCAAAGATGATCGTGATTGCATCCCACAtgcaggagcaggaggtgggAGATGGGACCAACTTCGTCCTGGTGTTTGCCGGGGCACTGCTGGAGCTGGCTGAGGAGCTTCTCCGAATGggcctgtctgtgtcagag GTGATCGAAGGGTACGAGATGGCCTGCAAGAAAGCCCTGGACATCCTGCCAGAGTGCGTTTGTTCCTCTGCCAAAAACCTGCATGATGTGGATGAGGCCACGGCTATGATCCGCACGGCTGTCATGAGCAAGCAGTATGGCAACGAGGACTTCCTGGCCAATCTTATCGCACAGGCCTGTG TTTCCATTTTTCCTGAGTCTGGTAATTTCAATGTGGACAACGTCCGGGTGTGCAAGATTTTG GGTAGCGGGTTAACGTCATCTTCAGTCCTGCATGGAATGGTGTTTAAAAAGGAAGCAGAGGGAGACATCACATCTGTCAAAGATGCAAAAATAGCAGTTTTTTCATGTCCGTTTGACTGCATGGTGACAGAGACCAAG GGGACAGTTTTGATAAAGAATGCAGAGGAGCTTCTGAGCTTCAGTAAGGGTGAGGAAGACCTGATGGAGAACCAGGTAAAAGCCATTGTAGAGGCTGGCGCCAATGTGGTGGTGACAGGCGGCAAAGTAGCGGATATGGCCCTCCACTATGCCAACAAGTATCAGCTCATGGTGGTGAG GCTAAACTCTAAATGGGATTTAAGAAGATTGTGTAAAACAGTGGGAGCTGTTGCACTGCCCAGATTG ACGGCCGCCACCCCAGAGGAGATGGGTCACTGTGACAGCGTTTACCTTACTGAAGTTGGGGACACCCAGGTGGTTGTCTTCAAACACG AGAAGGAGGATGGAGCCATTTCCACGTTGGTCATCCGTGGATCTACAGACAACCTGATGGATGACATTGAGCGAGCTGTAGACGACGGAGTCAACACATTCAAGGTTCTCGTCAGG GACAAGCGTCTGCTTCCAGGTGCTGGGGCCACGGACATTGAGTTAGCCAAACAGATCACGTCTTATGGAGAA tcCTGCCCTGGTCTGGAGCAGTATGCCATTAAAAAGTTTGCAGAAGCATTTGAGGCTTTGCCCCGTGCGCTGGCTGAAAATTCCGGTGTCAAGGGCAACGAGCTCATCTCCAAACTGTACGCTGTGCACCACGAGGGGAACAAAAATGTTGGCTTTGACATTGAG GGTGAAGGTGCAGCTGTGAAAGACATGCTAGAGGCTGGCATCCTGGACCCCTACCTGGTGAAACACTGGGGCATCAAACTGGCCACCAACGCCGCTGTCACCGTACTCAGAGTTGACCAG ATCATCATGGCTAAACCAGCAGGGGGACCCAAAGCTCCCCAGGGCAAGAAGGACTGGGATGAGGATGACTGA